Within Ovis aries strain OAR_USU_Benz2616 breed Rambouillet chromosome 11, ARS-UI_Ramb_v3.0, whole genome shotgun sequence, the genomic segment TGGGCTGGGAGGGGCCCTCAGTACAGCCAAACCCTCTCAGGTGGCATGGGCAAAGGGAGGGAGGACCTGGTGGAGCCCCTGGAGTAGCCTCCATGGGGTCCTCAACTCTCCAGGCCCCTCAGGCAGTCCCAACCCCTGAGACACAGAAAATGCTGACATGCTGTCCAGATCCAAGAGGCAGGGTCACACAAGCCTGGGGAAGCAGCCACTTCCCTGGGTTCTTGGGCTCCGGGTGTATCCAGACTTTGGGGCTCCCAGGTCCAGGATAGATCAGCTCCCGTCACTTGGCCCATGTCGACGCTCAGGAAATATTCAGTGAAAGGACCTCTTCAGTGTGACTTCCAGCACAGCCCTCCATCTCTCGGCGGCATATGCAAAATGGGTCGTGATGTGGTCGCACCTACCTCGTAGGGATAATGGGGGATTGAGGGAGACTAGAGGGACCAAAGTCATTCCGGAGATCAAAAGTGCTTTACAAATGCCAAGTGTGGTCATCcttgttatcattattatcaGAAGCAGTTTGGACAGTTTTTCCAGAGCAGAAGAAGGGGCCTGGGACCTGGAAGAGCCGAGAATTTACAACAACTTCACAAGGAGGATCGGATGAAGCCCGTCGGAGTTCATGCTCAGAGAAGATGCTGCTCACCAGCTCCAGGACAGAGCCAGCCAAGGGACATGGAGTCCACCAGATCTCTTCCCTGGCCACCTGGTGTCTAGTTCGTGGGGACCCCAATCACACCAGCTGTATTTCCCCAGATATACACAGGCTTCCAGCAGAATACACAACCCCCACAGATGCTGCCCATAAAATATAGAAActatataaataacataaatattcTGTCATATATATCTTagctatataaattattttcttttgcccTAAAAACTCTATATATATGCGAGGTAGACAAAAAATACCCTGTGAATGTTTCCCTTAATGCTATAGAATGAGTGGTCAGTGGCCACTGGTCCCAGGGGCCCCAGTTGGGCTGAGATGGACCTTTAGGGGCAACTGGAAGAGAAAGGAGTGggagcagggaaggaggagaggagagacagcTGGACAGCGAGGACCTGAGAGGCTGAGGGGCCCTGAACCGCATCATCCTAGGCTTGGTCAGTGTTACTGGCCAGCCATGGCCTCAGTCCCTCAGGGTCCATCTACCCTTTATCTTCCTGCCGCCCCTGCACTGCTGGCCGTGGGCCTGGGGTGCGAATGGCATGTCGGAggatcaggccccctcttcctGCTGCCTCATGCCTCGGGCTGAGCCATGGTAGAGACAGAGCTGGGGTCTCAGAGGAGAAGGCAGACAGAGAGAGAATCTTCATGCAATGGGGGTGTGGAGGGAACTGGGGAGACAgccctttctccttcttctcttcctcccaagATGCAGGCCTGCTGCTAGGGTCAGCGAAGTCACTCTCGGGAGAGGTCTCAGGTCAGTAGGGCTTCTCATCAGAGCCTCTGCAGCCAAAGATCCTTCCAGCATCCCTCAGGAGGCTGCGTGATCCACCGAAGACAGGGCAGGCCCTCGGAGATCACAGGGAGCCCCCAGGGGCTGCTTCCTGGGGCTTGCACAGACGGTTTCTCAGCACTTGGCTGATTCCGAAGTTTCCTGTCCCGGCAAAGGGTCAGCAACTCTGGGTTCAGGGAGAAAGGAAGCTGACAGAGGGCGCGGCAGGGCCAGCAGAGCAGCCAAGGGCGTCCCGAAGGAGGTCACTTCCTCCCGGCTGGCATTGGGCCCTGCTCTGGGAAAGCACACAGCTTCCAGTGAAGTGACCCCTGCAAGGTCTGCATCCTGATCCAGAGAGGTGTGTGCTGCCTGAATGAGAGCCCTCAGCCTGGCAGGTCCCAGGGGCGTGCCTGCATGTTGGAGTGGGTAGTACCAGTTCCTCTCGCCTCCCTCCTGGGGCCTTAATAGGTAGCCCTGGAAATGTCCGCAGTATCAGAAGGAATTAGCAGCCACTTCTCTTCCTCAGGTAAGAGCCTAGGTGGGGGGGCCCTTAGTAAATGAAAGGGGCCCCCAATGAGCCCAGCTTAGCAAACACTTCCCACATTCATAACTCCCGCCCAAGCAAAAGCCTTAATTAGATGAGCAGCTGTAGGAGAAATGTAACTGAATCAAAACTCATAACCAACTCTCATATATCATAAATGCCAGCTGTGCAGAACCTCACCACACAGGGCGACCCTGGCTACAGGGAGTTGACCCAAGTGGGCTCATGGGGAAGGGGGGGCTGAGAAACTGAGGGGGTCTCTGTCTCCCTGGGCAACCTCGGTGTACTATCTGAGCCTCACCCTGGGGACTGGCTCTTCTACTGGGCTCACGTCCACTGGTGTTTTTACTGAGCAGGGCTGGTTGGGTGTGGATTACTCAGCTCTCAAGGTGAGAATGAGGGATGGTGGAGGCATACTTTAAAAACCAAATCACAAGGATCCAGGGCACATATCTGactcctgctttcctttctccagaccAGCAGCTCCTACCACCTGGCCTTTCCTCCCATCTCTAGCACAGCAAAGCTCCAGGGTAGGGAAATGAAGGTATATGACTCCCAGGGTTGACTATCAcctgggtggggcctgagggCTGACCTGACCCATCCCAGCCAGACTCCAACCTTAGCTTCCAGCTGATCCTGCCTCCCTGGGCCTTCTTGGCTGAGAAGATCACCTCCCAACCTCTGGCTGGCTTAAGGCCACTAATCCCAGGATTGGTGATGGCGAGATGTACTCTCTCTCCTCTCTAAAACCTCAGTCCTGCCCTCCTCTGGGTCTCCCTTAGTTCCCTCTACATCCTTTCCACTCTGCCTTCCTGCTCCAAGTCCTCAACCAGGCTGGGGACCCTCAGGTTCAGGGGCGGGGCTCTCCTTGCTGAGAGCTGAGAGAGGGGAAGACCGATGGGAGCCAATGGGGAGAGGCGCGTGAGTGCACTGGCACGCACGTGGGTGATCATGCGCATGGCATGGGCTTCTGCCTGGGTCAGCGGGAGCGCGGTGGGAGGGGGAGCGGCTGGACAGCTGGGCGGCCTGGAGGTAGCCCGGTGCCATGGGAGGTCCTGGCAGCGCCTGGCTGGCACACTGGGCAGCGGGCCTAGTGCTTACAGGTGTAGACAAGCTCCTCCCGCACACACTGCTGGCACTCCACGTAGCAGCACCACTGCACCTGGCAGTGGCAGGAGAAGGCCGCCAGGCGGCTCTGGGTGTCGTAGCCCCGCCCGCAGCACAGGCTGCTGCAGCTGGCCTCGCGGGAGCACACCCTGCCCCCTGTACCAGGCGAGTACTTGCTGGGCCGGCAGAAACTGGGGGAGTCCTCCATGTAGACCAGGTCCCCGGGCCGCGGCGCCGGGCCCTGGGTGGGGCTGCCTGGTCTGGCCGGTGCCCACAGCTCCAAGCGGCCCAAGGCCTCATTGGTGGCACTGGACACCTTGACGGCTGAGTCGTAGCGCAGCTTCAGCACCTGGCCTGTCTCGCGGAACGGGGACAGCTGCTTCCAGCAGGTGCGCACGGCGCAGGAGCCAGACACGCCATGGCACTTACACGTGGTCCGGAGGCCACTCTTCACGGCCTGcgaggagaggcaggagggaggcgtGGTCAGGGGCCTCCAGGCCGCAGCCCCCGGAGCACCAGCTGTGGCCAGGGAGCCACAGGAGGATGGGAGAGAGACAGGGGAGGTCCACATGGGGCGGGCAGCTAAAACTCAAGCTGGCCCACGTGGCGCATTAGTGCAAACTAGCTCTAGGCACCCCTCCTCATGGGCAGAGACAGTCCTCACACTTTGGTGAGAGCAGTGGGGGCTGGATCTCACCCCCAGCACTTCCCCTGGCCCAAAGTTCCTGTGGAGCAGACAGCTTGCACAACTGAACACAGCAGCCCTGGTTTATACCAACTCAGTGATGAGAACACAGGACACAGAACTCAGTCTCTTAAAGAAATAGAGCCCGAGCTTCTCCCAGCTTCCCGGTCCCAACAGACCTGGATACTTTTTACCCTCCAGTCTTTccactgctgtgtgacctcagctagggcccttcccctctctgggccttctcTGTCTTCCCATATGTAAAAGGGAGGAGGGCCAGGGGTTGTACCAGATCAGTTTTCAAACAGCATTGGCTCCTAGGGCCTCCAGGAAGGGCAGTGCTTGGAATGGAGACCCTTCTCCAAACACGTTCCTGCCTCACCAAGCCAGGCTCCCACCTGCTGCCCATCAGCCTATGATGCCCAGGACTCTTCCCCACTGCCTGGTACTTGACAACCGTCCAGAGTAGATGCCCGAGGAACACTGATTGAAAGGATGAGGCTCATCCTGGAccgcctgtgtgtgtgtcctgtggcgggggagggggtggggtggggtagggggggtACTGGCCTCCTAGAGACCCGGCTCCCCGGCTCTGCACCCAGCGATGCGCTCACCTTGATGCCCACGTGGGTGTTGTGGGCGTCTGTCCGCGCCCGCAGATCTTTGCTTCCTCTCTTGGGCCCCAGGAAGTTGTTCAGGAACTTGGTGCTATACTTGAGGTTGTCACCACACACGCCCCACTGCCAGGCCTGCCGGCTCTCGAGGCCCGGGGAGTCATCACAGGTGCACCGCTCCATGCGGCCAGCGCTGCAGGCCCGGGCCAGAGTGTGCGTGAGGGCGGCCGCGGACACCGCGTACAGGAAGGCCGTCTCCTTGAAACCTGGGCCGGGCCAAGGGGTAGGattgggaaggaggaggagagtggGCTCAGGGGCTGTGAGCTGCCCTCTGAGGATAgatgggctggagggaggggctgcTGTGGTGAATACGAGGGGCGTGTGACCCCGAGGACACAGTTCAGGGCACTTGCCCTGTCGCCCACCCCTTAAACTCAGGCTGCAAGTTGCTGTCTAAATGGAGCTTCCTGTTCCCTGCAGGGTGTGTGCCCAGGTTCTCAGGGCGGCAGGATGGGGGCTGCTTTTTCTACTGAacagatgaaaacacagatgcagagaaaagtGACTTAGGCACCTGGTGAGCGCCAAAGCTGGGCTAAACCACTGATCTTGACTCCAAGGTGATGTGTGAGCAAGTTGGACCAACCTGTTTCTGAGCTGGGTTCATAAAAGCATCGTGGACTGGGGACAGGGGCCTGGGGAGCGGGAAAGGCAGCCCTCCTCCTCTAGGTTCTCCCCCCTACCCTCCTGCTCCAAGCCTCCTCCTCCCagttctcctccccaccctcctccctacCTCTCTTGAGCAGCCCCgtcctcccctccaggctgcagTTCCAGCGCTCATGCCGGAACTGAAACTGGCACTCGAGCAGACTGAGGTGCGCGGCGTCCTGCAGGGTCTCAGCCAAGCCTGGCTCCCGCCGACAGAGCTGCTTCTGCCGGCGGGACAACTTTAGGAGGTCGCACTGCTTCAGGTGGGCCCCACCCTGTGCTGGGGCAGCGGTGCCCAGCCCAGGGAAGGGCGTCAGGACCTCCCGCCCGGTCAGTCTAAAGGGAGCAAGAGAAGGGAGACCAGTGACCCTTGGGGGTTGTGATTGAAGGTGAAAGATGACAATCCCTAAGGATGGGGGACAGGTGAAGGGAAGGGGGCCTTCTTGGGGGCTGGATTATTTGGCCTTCTGGGAGGGATGctgaccccattttacagaggaggaaaccaaggTGCTTGAAACAAGGGTGAGTGCAAGATTTCAAACTCAAGTTTTCTGGAAGCCAAAGTCTCTGCTCTTCTTATCCACCTTGTTTCCCAAACTTGCTGAATCAGAAAAATCATATGGCATGCTTACCTAAAATACAGATGACCAGGACTTTtctggtgattcagtggctaagatCCCATGCTTCCAACACAgcgggtatgggttcaatccctggttaggaaactatgatcccacatgccacatagtgtggcaaaaaaaacacacctttttaattagaaaaatttttttcttttaaactccaAAAAATATACAGATGCCTAGGATCTATACTTAACAGTTCTGCTTCTCTTGGTCTAGAATAGGGCCTGGGAATCTGCACATTTACCACATTCCCTGGGCAGCATTGAGAATCAGGGCAGTTTGGGAAATACCGCATGTAGTTATTAGCTGCTTCCAGGAAGGGAGAGCCATGTTGCTAAGAGGGGGTGGCAGAAGGATGTAGCCACTGAGAAGGTGTCCGGCCAATGGCCCTGGCATCCCTCTCCCCCTTACATTAGGTAGCTGCCCAAGTAACACCAGGCCAACCTAACTTGTCTCTACAATCCCCATAGATTTTTAACCATCTGGCCACTCCACGTCTGCTACCAAGAGATACTTGGGGAATACCCGAATGGATGGAAGATTGGAAGGATGGAGAGATGAAGgaagggtgggtggatggatggacaggtgGATGCAGATGAAGAAGCTGCACTTCCATCCGGCTACCCGCCCCTGACTTCTTCTGCTGTATCTGAAGTCCAGGGATGCTTGAGTCAGGCTGCCACGTTCCAGTGGCTTGACtgtcacttcctagctgtgtcATCCAGAAGGACTGATTTTTCTCCTCTGAGAAGTGGAAAGAGTCATCCTCTCCACCTCCTGCACTGCTGGGAGGATTGTATGAAAAGTTACTAACCACAGAGTCTTGGACTTGCTGTTTCACTTTCCCCCTGGCTGGAGTTTCTCAACTCTTTCCTCTTGCAAGATGTTTTACTCTCTAACCTGGCCAGAATCTTCCCATTGTCCAGATAACGAAACAAAGGTTTTAGGTTTTACAAAGAGGTGCTGACTAGCCCTCTTTTCACAGCAGATCAGCAGCAAGGTGAGGACTACTAATAGAGTTCACCTTCCTTCCCTCCGGAAGCGATCCATGAGATGTTTCTCCCAGTTCAAGTTATCTGCTGTTTCCTGGACCCTGGTGGCCCTTGGTGTGGGTGGGACATATACATCAATCTGGCAACCAGGATGCAGCCCCTTTCTGGAATATGCTGGCCTTATAACCATGGGAAAAGATCAAAGGTGGAAGCAGGTGCTGGCTCTTAAGCTCCTGCTTGGATGTGACACTTGGCATTCGTGCTCAAGCACCACCAGCCAAGGCAGGCCCTGTGGCCAGCCCTGAGTGCTCAGAGAAGCCCACATCCCACAGAACCAAGGGCATGGCTCTCCTGTTTGGAGCCACCTGCCCCAGCCAGGACATCTGGCTGGATGCCACACCCTGCCTGTCTGCCCCAGGGAGGGTGTGGGTCCTGGCCAGGCCCCAAGTGCCCCCAGAGAGTACCTGTAGATTCCAAATGCATCAGGTGCAGCCAACCCAGTGTGGAGCATATCTCCGAAACTCCTGAGTAGAGACAGATGCTATCAGGCTCCTCCcggcccagcctggccctgggctCCCCTCCCAGACAGGGTGAGGGCAGGGACCCGTTAATCATTAATCTGGGGGCAAATGGGTAAATTTCCAGTCCACCAGGTCTACACCCAAACCCCTCCCTGCAGTCTGGCAGGAAACCCTCCTTAGAGCTCGACCCTTGGCAGGTCCAGAGCAGAACCTGATGTCAACTCCAGCCCAGGAGGCCCCACCCTGACCAGCCTCCAGTGTGGAGGGCAGCTTGGGGGCTGCAGGAGCAAAGGGCACAGCAGCCATCTAGCCCCTCAAATGTCTTCCTCCCCACACCAGCGGCGGGTGTGAAGGACAGTTTCTGCTCAGGCAGTTCTTGTGTTTCAGAAATTGGGACCTCCCTTGTAGTAGTGATGACAGGTAAGAGGACAAGCAGGGAATGCTGGGAATTTGGGGCCAACAGGGCTGCACATCCTTCAAGGTTTGTCTCAAATGACatttgcatattatttttatatcattagacctataatatataatatataacttatATTCTACTACACAATATTATCTACtatggttttgggtttttttggctgtgctgcatggcttgtgggattttagtttccagTCAGAGACTGAAGCTGGTCCTGACAGTGAAAATGCTGAGTCGttatccctggaccaccagggaattcccatatcTACCATATTTTGAGTGCTTATTACTAAGTCCCTTAAATTACTCTTGCAGACACTTGTTGGGTTGGCTGCCTACCTGGTCTTTCTCCCACCATGGTTACCCTGTCAGCCATTTTATACCATGTGACCTTGCTGCTCTGGCCTGTTGATTGGACCACTGAGGATCACATGACCCAAGCTGGGCCAATCCATTCTTTCTCTGGGAATTAGGAATTTGACTTAGAGCACTCAGTTGCTTTCTCTCTTTCGTTGGGTGACTGGGCTTGTAATTCAGGAGATACAGAGAAAGCTGatccaaagagagagaaaaagtgacTCAAACatagagagaaaagcagaagtaaaaatGGGAGGGAGAATTTCGGGAGCTTTTCAGTCCCTGGCCCCATAGTCTCCCTGTGGTCATCACTGTTCTTGCTTGAGACACTGCTGTCTATAGAACAACATCAAGGCTGGGAGTCAATTTGTCTAATTAAGGGTGTTGTCCCTGATCATCACCTCCTGACAGCTGTGGAGTACCACACTCCCTGGGCTGTCCTTGTGAGCTCGGCTCAGCAAACACCTTTTCCCCCACCAACAgttccttgttttttttaatttcatgtaattgGCCCTGTGATTGATGGCCCCAGGAGTCCAGTATAAAGTCGGTTAATTTTATTAGCAGTAATGACACTTAGTAGCGATTAATGGTCAGGAAAGGCAGTCAACCGCACAGGAGCCTCAGGCCACACTGGGCTCTGGTCTGCCCAGGGTTGCTCTCAAAAAGTACCCCCTCACAGCCTCAGGGACCCCCTTAAAGGCCTAGGAAGACAGTTGAGAGACATACCACCCAGTTTCCCttttactgggttggccaaaaaattttttcaagttttattgtaagatgttatggaaaaacgatctttttggccaacccaatatttgttttctatgttgcAGTCTGGGATcatttttcctttgaagaaaGAGTACTGTGACATTAAACTTGGAAAATACTTCAGCTGGTTTCCTTAAACTGTGTTAGTAAACGCTGTAACACACGCCCTACGGATGCCAAGGTATCTGCTAGAGATGGTTTCTTCTTGGACCTCAGGAGAATTATAGGTTTTGGAGGTTCCAGTCTGTTCCAGGGTCCATGGGCATGATCAGTTCTCCTTTAAGAAACCATCCTTTCTGGCACCCCAGGCCTGAGAACCCCATCCACCAGGCCCTTCTACAAAAATCTCCATCCCCCACATGTTAGTTGAGCTCCTTGAGATTCAGATGAAAAATCAGAGTTCAAGTAAGCATCAAGACAAAACCTGTGGTTGTAATGAAGACACTGCCCCCTGGTCAGGTCAGATGCTATCAACCAAGCAAGTGACCAGTGTTCAGAACTGAAGCACAGAGGATGGATAATCTGTGAACTTGCCAATTGCCCTTCCAGACTGAGGGACAAGAGTGCCTTCAGCCCTCTGCCTGACTCAAGTGCCCCTGAGCCACACAGGACAACCTCGCCTTCGTCGGTTGTacctgctttggcccagctggtCTGTCTCCCCCATTCCTGTTTCCTATTGGGCTCTTTCAGGCTGACTGCAGCCTCTCACGGCCCATTAGGAAAGCAGCGACCCCATGTGACCAGCTCCATTCTCCTCTCCTCTTTGTCCCCAGCCTGCGCCCCTCTGCCCTCTGCACCCTCCGCCAATGGCCCTTGGTGCTCAGGATGATAAGACCAGAAGTCCCCACTCACACACAATGAGATGCCATTGGCTTTGACCCCAGAAACTCTCCAGTCACTTCCCAGGATACCTGTTTCCCTCCAAAGTGGGAAAAAGTCGAGGGTGCCCCTCAGGACTTCATCTCACATCCCACCTTCCCAAGCACCCCTTGCAATCACCCAGCCTTTCCCACCTCTGCCTCCTGTCGCCTTGTCCAAGGCTCACCCCATCCATAGTTTTGGCTAAAGCTGCTCCATCTAGGGcatttccctgggggtccagtggttaagaatccaccttccaaagcagaggatgtgggttcaatccctggtcagggagctaggatcccacatgctgcggagcaactaagcctagatgccacaactactgagccacactctggagcccacacacagcagctaAGACCCGAcatagccaagtaaataaatacataattatattttgttttttaaagctgcTCCATCTGGGATGACCTTGAAGGAAGCAAAAGCAGGTTCTCCCAGGCTTTGGGGGAAGCATTGGTCTAGCATCAACAGGACCCCAGGGACCACCAAACCCATGAGCAGAACTAGAAGTTCCTCCTGGAATGATCACCCACAATCTCCTAGAGTGTGGGGACCCAAGGACCCTCAAGGCTGTTTAGCCCTGGGGAGTCTGGTCCCAGGTCTGCCCTCACTCACTGGTGACCCCAGGGATGTCCTCTCAGCCCCAAGCTCATTCTATACAACAAATACACCTTGTCTAGTGGGAGAGCCAGACCAGAGCCAAACTGCCTCGGCTCAAATCCCACCTCTACCTCTTACTAGCTGTGCCACCTTGGGCAAGGcgcttcacctctctgtgcctcgccTGTGACAGGCAGACATCACAGGACCTTTCACATGGTTGTTGTGAAGACTGgggttccccggtggctcagacagtaaagaatccacctgcaatgcaggaaatccaggttccatacctgtgtcaggaagatccactggaggagggcatggttacccactccagtactcttgcctggggaatcccatggacagaggagcctggcaggctacatccatggggtcacaaagtgtcagacaggactgagcagctaagcatattgtgaagattaaatgaattaacatctgtaaagctcttagaacagtgcctggcacacggcAAGCTCCAGGTCATTGGAGCTTACAAGAAGTGTAAGCTTACAAGAactgtcatttttctttaaaaaaaaaaaatgtatttggctgtcctgggtcttagttgtagcacacaggatcttcagcctttgttgtggcatgcaagatctagttccctgaccagggattaaacctggcccccctgcattgggagctccgAGTCTCAGCCAttgaccatcagggaagtcccgtaAGTGTTACTCTTAAgcatctgctatgtgccaggtgctgtgctgggtgctgggacATGCCGTCACAACCTCAAGGTTGTGAGGGACCCCAGACCCcaagggggcaggggaaggagaaggctTTGAACCAGCCCAGCTCCTGGGGGAACCATCAGTAGCTGCTCAGGAACCGGATCAGATCTCCTAACACCATCAGGGTAAAAACCTGacctcagccaggctcctcctgcctgcagtgggaggcctggggtggcgagggggcaggaggaagctCTCAGGAGCTCGCTGGAGAAGGCCAAGCAGGGGGAGAGCATTTCCCATCACTGGAGGTGCCTGGCTCTGTTCTTCCAACCTCCACCCCCATCCATGTTTCTGCTTGAGAGGGTCCGATGGTTCCAGAGGAGGCCACCCCTAGGATGTGGGTGGGTGAGCAGGTAGGTGCCACAGGACAAGACTGGCGGTTCCCAGGGTGCTGGGTAA encodes:
- the WNT9B gene encoding protein Wnt-9b — protein: MRPPPALALAALCLLALPAAAAAAYFGLTGREVLTPFPGLGTAAPAQGGAHLKQCDLLKLSRRQKQLCRREPGLAETLQDAAHLSLLECQFQFRHERWNCSLEGRTGLLKRGFKETAFLYAVSAAALTHTLARACSAGRMERCTCDDSPGLESRQAWQWGVCGDNLKYSTKFLNNFLGPKRGSKDLRARTDAHNTHVGIKAVKSGLRTTCKCHGVSGSCAVRTCWKQLSPFRETGQVLKLRYDSAVKVSSATNEALGRLELWAPARPGSPTQGPAPRPGDLVYMEDSPSFCRPSKYSPGTGGRVCSREASCSSLCCGRGYDTQSRLAAFSCHCQVQWCCYVECQQCVREELVYTCPRPLLLLWKNCPNCF